DNA from Onychomys torridus chromosome 1, mOncTor1.1, whole genome shotgun sequence:
CATCCTGTCCCAATACATCACAGGGTGCTGTGACACAAGGGCCTTTCAGCGTTAGGCACTCTAGATACAAACTATATAGTGCAGGAGAATCCAGTCAATGCTTCCCATATAAAACACACAAGGGACCAAGATAATCAGTGTATGTCTCATTCTTTGAGTCCCGATCAACTAAATTTACCTtgtttacattatggttcatcaAGCTACAAGTGGTGtgtatcttaaaaataattacacattAGAATCACATGAAATAAAGCCTAATTAGATTTTGAGTGAGTTATATTGACAATATTGCTTATAAATATTTGAGACTTAAAATGATCATTGAGCTAATAACATTTTCTTCACCTTCCAGGAAGATACTGTTCTTTAATGCCCTATTCTGTTGTAGCCAAGAAAAGTGATAGAGAATAAGAAATCTCCAAGAATGTGGAGATGGAAACCACAGAGTCCTGCTGGAAACAGTACCCACAAGAACTGAAAAAGATGATCTGATGGTAGGGGATTTCTTACAATGTCTGACTACAGTACTTCTAACTTTCCACAAAGCCATAAGAGCTGAATACTCCCAGAAACACTGGTTCCTCATTCTGATTGAAAGTATGAAAAGATCTTGGCCCTGTGTCATATGTTGACAGATGAAGAAcaggcaagttttatttacaTCTATAAATAATGAGGGTACAACACATTCTACTAGAAGCTGTGAGATCCTGCAGTCTGGTAGTGTGATTAAATGATTAGATGATGCTTTGATATTTTCACTGGAAGAGGTAGCAAATGTCTCATgcttagaagaaaaaaagtatGTGTAAGAGGTTGGAATATAAtagattttgttgttttcatttgacCCACACATTCTATGTCCCACACACCATGAACCTCACAGCACACTGCCTTTGAAGTATGGATagaagtatacaggctgattgtTAAAGATATGTTAAAGGGTGTGTGATTACATTAATTTCTGCTATAAGACTGTGATGTAATTTCTGCCTAGATACAGAAGCTACATCACATGAAACTGTAATCAACACCTTCTTGTATATTTGAGCAATAAACAAATGTTGATGATCACAGGTGATAAGATTGGACAGTGGCTGGTAGAGGTGCAATACCTTATTAAAAACTGACTAACAATTTATCATATTTCCCATTTATTAGTAGGAAAAATCCAAGAACCAAGGAAtatcatttttcaaattaaattttcattttgacaTAAATATCAAGTTTCAAATGCCTTGTCTTTTCTCTGCATAAATCATATACATAAGAAAGAATTCATACATGATTTTTCATAATAGGAGAGGTCTTACATGGGCATGAGAGCCAAAAGAGCAGGAGGAAGCAAAACATCTGCCAGGGACCCAGAAGGTGAGAAACAGAGGAGAGAACATCAGCtaaggggaatttcttttctgtatcCATACATTAGGTCATTTCATATGTTAAATGCAGATTTCACACTGAAGGACATACTTCAACAGAGTTCTCCTCTATCATCCTATGTTGAGCCCTAACTTTAAGTATGGGGCAACTGATCATCTTTGATCACCACCCAAATGATATTTTCCCTTTTCAAACTCTCCAATACTGTTCCTTTAAGGAGGGGATTCAGGAACATAGGAAAGCTGTCTGTGTCTGTAGTTAGTGAATGGGCTTTGAAGAAACTTGGTCCCATTTCTGTACTCCGTATGCTATTTGAGAGACCAGCAATCAGGTTCTGTTCTCAGGAAGAAAAAGCACTgcactttcttttctccttcttcttctttcctggaactcactctgtagcccaggctggcctcaaactcatagagatctgcctacctcttcttaccaagggctgggattaaaggtgtgcgcccacCACCCAGATAGCACTGTATTTTGAAACCAATATAAACAGAGGCAACAAAATTGTGTGGGGAACTTGTATTTAAATGTCTTGATCTGTATTAGTCTACTCTTGCCCCACTTGGATATTCAGAATATTCTCAGTACTATAGCTCACACAGAAAACCATTTTCATGAGATTTCTGTAATTTACATGGATGCCCCATCCCTAAGGAGGATAAAGATGACTCACACTCTACACAGTTTGGGCTACACAAAGTGCCATCTTTTGACTAATCACCAATAAACATAACTTCATTCAGCCCAGCATGCTGATGGATAGCAACAATGGGCCTGTGAAATCTTCAAGTCCTCTTGAAAGCAGGGGATAGAAATAACAGGAGATGCTTATGTCCTTCCTGCCCTACCTCCAGGGTATTAaatgaaagacaaacaaaatacaagaaataaaatctCAGAAGATCTATAAGATACGTGATTAGAACTTCTAAAACTGGACAGGTCTACAAATTCTAAAATATTCTCACAGTCAAGTGGAACCAAAGGATACATGATAATAAATCTAATGTTGCTTCCTGGAAAGAATTCTTGGACAGAATTATATATGAAGGGACAATCAGTACAGCACAACTTTAGTTAACACATTTCAACATTGTCAACATTGGTTCATTAGTTTGACTGGCAAATTATACTCTTGCAAAATGTTACTGAATGGGAAAACTAATGCTGAGTAAATGAGGGTTCTATATTTCCATTGCAATTTTTCTTTACACCTAAATCCAACTATGtcacattttctctttccaaacaAGAAGCCAACATAGGATGTCATAGTTAAATACCTTTAAAAACTTTTCAAGCCCTTATTCATAACCCATCTGCACAAGGAGACAAATTTAGTAAAAGACTCTGTAGTGCACCAAcccctgaaaaaaataaaagaaacagagagagaaagaagccaatAAGGAGGTATATGGGAAATCGCCAATGCTGAAGACATTCTTGATATATCATCTCctttaattaaaattgttaagATTTATAgggaggcagtggtgcacacctttaatctcagcacttgtgaggcagagccaggtggatctctatgagtttgaggccagcctggtctatagaacaagatccaggacaggcactaaaaccacatagagaaaccttgtctcaaaacaaaattgtgAAGACTTTTAAAAGAGTTCCTCTGGAAGTATTTTCATATCTAACAAAACCAATGAACCATGTTCAAAGCCTCTACTACTATCCTGACTCAAGCGGCCAGTTGCCAGAACTCCATCCCTACCATTTGCTGAACAGGGATTCTGAGAATTTGTGGGATTAAATTGAAGCAAGATCTTGCCTAGATGTTTCATAGCTGAGCTTCCTTAGGCTTGGCTGGCTGGCAAACACTGCAGGTCAGCAAACAGGTGTCCACACTGAACTTTAGTCTCTTGAGCCTGTGAAAACCGTGTGATTACACATTCAAAGATGGCTGTGGAAACTAGCTCTTCCAAAGAGTGGCAATTTAGAACATCACATATCCAATTTCAAACATCCTGCTCTGGTGGCAGATGAGTCATACACACCATGTCAGCATCTCATCATCTCTGCTCAAGCTTGGCAAAAATAtgtgggcagaggcagcaggtgaGTAATGGGGTCACTGGGGAGCAGAACACAGATTTATAGATGGGCTTTAGTTCCCCAGAAGAGCTCCCTCTCTTCAGCCCTCCTGAAATTTTATCTACAAAAGTCTTAAAGTACTTTTTTTCTATCATGGAGCTGCCTTACACAACATGTCATTTTTCACAGATTATCAACAGAAATTGCTATGTCCTGTATCTGAGTGCTACATGAACAACAATACCTGAAACTGTTTTATGTGTGGGTGAAAATACAAAGGTAGACGTAGGGCTCTACCTGTGCAGGCTTTTTTGGAAACATCCCAGAGATAGACATAAGTATAAAAAGAGGAGGAGTcagacagagaagagacagcAGACACCACCTTAACATTGACGTTCTCTTCACCCATCATAGTCTAGAAGAAGCATACATATGGACTAGTCATATACCTCGACCTTCCCTTTACTTACACAGTAGGCACACAATTAATCCTCTCCAGCTTCtctgttttttattgttattgtttgatgtttgtttttgttgtaggTGGCagcagcggtggtggtggtggtgatttggTTTTGTTAAGTAGAAATCTCAGATAACCCAGGCTGACTTGAAATCTAAAGTCTCTTCCTGACCCCACTTCCTGTATGCCAAAATCATAAGAATGTACCACACTGCCCAGttcatttccatattttattttagaaatgctGTTGGTGCCCCATTAGGTCTGATGTCAGCCTTTATTCATTATCTAATTAATAAGAAAAGTCTAACATACTAGAGaaatctttttaattattttcctctAAAGTTCATGATTCATACATGCAATTAATCTTGATTGCCATCTATATTGGATTGTAATGCCCCTAAGAAATTAGCAAAGCACCCTTGTGGGCAGGTGTGAGTGTgtaagaaaattttcaaaaccCAAAAGTACACTTCTCATTCTCATGGTGCCATGCACCCACAGTAGGTATGCCTCTTATCCCTAAGGCAATCACCAAAACCACTTTGGATGTTTGCTGTATGGTTCTGAAATCTGTCCTGAATGCTCTGTTCAGAGGGTAATTTGGAGATGAAAATGAAGGCCAGGGCTGacagggagaggagctgagatttATGACCTTGGTCCTCTTCCTCCCTATTTTCTCTTCAGTCCCTCTCCTCTCATCAATCCACCGGATGGAAAAGCACCATTTATTAAATTACACTAGCTGCCCATTCATTCTGAGTCATAGCTCACAAAATATCAGATTTGTTCTAGTACAGAATTAGAGACTCCAAATTGTACCCTCTTACAGTTAGACTTGCTTTACTTTACTGGCAGAAGGATGGCTGTTTTCGGGAAATCATGTTTATGATAGATTTGGGGGTGACATTTCAAACCTGTCCCATTAGTTGCCAGGAGCTCAAAAAGAGGGATTGATGGTAAGAACAGACATGCAGGCCCACGTTTCTGTTCTCCATTAGTCTACAAGTGGTGGAGGAAGTAAAGACATAGAGGAGGTCTGCTAGCTTGCCACAGTATCCCACAGCTTACTCTCTACCAGTtctgtttcagagagagagagagagagagagagagagagagagagagagagagggagagagagagagagaaacaggcaggcaggcagacagaaagatggagacagaaagacagagagacagagagttttGCAAATGAACTGCCCCAGACTCAAAAGCTAATCTTTATTTATCTGTCAGTCAGGTACCATATTATGTCCAGTGACTATACAAATATTATACATCCAGCTTAGTAGAGATTTACATAAATGAATACTCAAACAGCTAGTCCCCTTattcagaaaagagagaaacGCCAATATGTGGGAAAAGTTTTCTGTTCTTGTCTAGTGGCattcttcatttaaattttctttcctgaCCTCAACTATTATGGACTTGTTTTGAATATTGTTGAGGTTCTAATCACTAGAGCCATAAGTATATGAACCTCTCCACTCAAAATTATGAGATAAATTAACATGCAAACCATGTGTATACATTTACTATTTTTCATTCTCATTACTGTATAGTATTGAATAGTTCATCTATGCCATAATGCACTGGCCCATGGCTGAGAGAAAGTTAGGTTTTCTTCAATTACTGTCTACTATGAACAACTTGTGTCATTATGAACAAAGTTTGATGAACATAAAGATCATTCTTCAAGAGTATAAACAAGATGAATCACAGGATATACATGTTTAGCTTTGCCAGAATCTACCAAAGTTTTTGCAGAATTGTTAGTTACTATCACTCCTAGTACCAGTATATAAAGATTCAGATTCCTAAATAATTGAgcttttaagttctttttaatttaattatccaGTTTGGTATATAAATCACCTATTGTCTCTCCAGTGTTTGACAACACTGAAATCCTTTCATACATATCTGTTAAAGGCTCAAGCATCTTTGTTTTGATGTGTCTGATAGACTCTTCTGTCAATATCAAAGAAATTGCATTGATAAGAGAGTAGACACATATGAAATATACTATGCTTTCcagaagaaagcacacaaaatacAAGCTACTAGGAAATGGATTTGTTTTCTACAAATGATTTTGAGACAATTTAATGCTCTTATGTTCAGATATGagcctagattaaaaaaaaaatacataaattaaccACAGTAAAGATTAAATAATGCTAAGCATTCTAGATTAGTAAGAGAAGAACTAGATAaattaaagtggaaaaaaatgagTCTTAATACAACAAAAACACAAcctatataaaagaaaaaggctttgacaaaatccaatgtattttcataataaatttcCCAGAAAGAATAGTACTGAGTCCCTGCCGCATCCCCTTGCCTGTCGCTATGGCCACCTACAAGCTAATGCTGATTCGGCACAGCGAGAGTGCCTGGAACCTGGAGAACCATTTCAGCGGCTGGTACGAAGCCGACCTGAGCCCGGCGGGCCAGGAGGAGGCAAAGCGCCATGGACAGGTGTTGCGAGATGCTGGCTATGAATTTGACATCTGCTTCACCTCCATGCAGAAGAGAGCCATCCAGACCCTCTGGACAGTCCTGGATGCCATTGACCAGATGTGGCTGCCGGTAGTCAGGTCTTGGCGCCTCAATGAGCGACACTATGGGGGTCTGACTGGTCTCAATAAAGCAGAAACTGCTGCTAAGCATGGTGAGGCACAGGTAAAGATCTGGAGGGGATCTTACGATGTCCCACCACCTCCGATGGAACCTGATCATCCCTTCTGCAGCAACATCAGCAAGGATCGCAGGTACGCAGACCTTACTGAGGACCAGCTGCCCTCCTGTGAGAGCCTGAAGGACACTATTGCCAGGGCACTGCCCTTCTGGAATGAAGCAATCAAGGAGGGGAAAAGAGTCCTGATTGCGGCCCATGGCAACAGCCTTTGGGGCAACGTCAAGCATCTGGAGGGTCTCTCAGAAGAGGCCATCATGGAGCTGAACCTGCCAACAGGCATCCCAATTGTCTATGAATTGGACAAGAACTTGAAGCCTGTCAAACCCATGCAATTCCTGGGAGATGAAGAGACCGTGTGGAAAGCCATGGAAGCTGTGGCTGCTCAGGGCAAGGTCAAGAAGTGAAGGCAAGCAGGGTGACTCCTACCccagtaccctcctccctgcctgtTTATGCCTCCTGCACACTTCCCCAACACCGTAGGATCTTAAGTTTAGGTTGTAGCTGCAGATGAGAACCTGTAGCTCCCATTTCCATTTTAGTATTTTATCCCCTGCACCCACTCCCTTCACAGAATATAGTCAGAATAACACCTCTAGGTGCAGGTTCCTAGTCCACATCCAGGGACGGCTCCTCTTAC
Protein-coding regions in this window:
- the LOC118571343 gene encoding phosphoglycerate mutase 1-like, producing MATYKLMLIRHSESAWNLENHFSGWYEADLSPAGQEEAKRHGQVLRDAGYEFDICFTSMQKRAIQTLWTVLDAIDQMWLPVVRSWRLNERHYGGLTGLNKAETAAKHGEAQVKIWRGSYDVPPPPMEPDHPFCSNISKDRRYADLTEDQLPSCESLKDTIARALPFWNEAIKEGKRVLIAAHGNSLWGNVKHLEGLSEEAIMELNLPTGIPIVYELDKNLKPVKPMQFLGDEETVWKAMEAVAAQGKVKK